From Paenibacillus sp. FSL H8-0537:
CCCAGCGGAAGCGTTGCCGCCATCTGTAGTATAGGCTGGCACCATTGGAGCTTGGCAGCTCGGCTGATGCCTTGAGAGGCAAATTGCGTCTTATTGTGTCACTGAAAAAAAAAGTGCTGTATGCTTGTTTATCATAATATGAAGCAAGCGATAAGAAAATCCCCCATTTGGGGGGGTCAGCTCATTTCTTGAAACAGCTGCTTCGCTACTTGTATTGCAGCTGCGGCACGCGGCCACCCCGCGTAAAAGGCAAGATGGGTTAATGCCTCTACGATCTGCTCCTCCGTCAAGCCATGCTGCAGCCCTAGACGAATATGGAAGGGCAGCTGCTCCGTCGATCCGCCCGCCACTAATGCGGATATCGTGAGCAGGCTGCGATCCCGAAGCGACAGCTGCTCTCTTTTCCAAACCTCTCCGAAGAGCACTTCCTCCGAATATTGGACAAATGCGGGCGCAATATCCCCGAACGTCTGCCGAACGTTTGAAGCAATCGTATCTTGAGGCGCAATCATTTGCGCGATTCCACTGCCGAATGTCCAATCCGCAAGCTCCGTCCCGACGAGCATAATGAATACATCTTCCTCTCGAATGGCTAGCTCGCTTGCCAAACGCTGCGCTACCCTTTTATAAAAATGCTGCTTCTGCAACGTGCTTCTTCCCGATTTCAAAGTAATTTGGATATAGAGCAGTTCATCGGTTCGCCTTATGTTTAAATAATGGGGACTATAATAAAACTCGCCCGCCCGATGCCCATGGAATACTTGAAAAAAATCGTCCTCCGGCACATGGAAATGCTCCATCAGTGCGTGCATAATAACTTGGCTAATAGCCGACAATTGCGGCTCATCATATTTATTTTCCAAATAACTGACTCTGACGAATGGCATGCTGGCTTCCTCCTTCAATTGGATGCCCTTATTGTACGCCTTCCTCAATTATTTGTATAATTGAATAAAATCATATTCTTATTCAATTTTATCGAATAAGATGGTTAGCTATTTATACAAGGAGCTGTTCAG
This genomic window contains:
- a CDS encoding tautomerase family protein, with protein sequence MPFVRVSYLENKYDEPQLSAISQVIMHALMEHFHVPEDDFFQVFHGHRAGEFYYSPHYLNIRRTDELLYIQITLKSGRSTLQKQHFYKRVAQRLASELAIREEDVFIMLVGTELADWTFGSGIAQMIAPQDTIASNVRQTFGDIAPAFVQYSEEVLFGEVWKREQLSLRDRSLLTISALVAGGSTEQLPFHIRLGLQHGLTEEQIVEALTHLAFYAGWPRAAAAIQVAKQLFQEMS